One window of Curtobacterium sp. 458 genomic DNA carries:
- a CDS encoding sugar phosphate isomerase/epimerase family protein has product MKFSVFTASTPDWTPTEAAQTLAGQGWDGIEWRVVDDRPADGAAVPPGRSFWAGNKSTWQFTGVADRVGEIASTTDAAGLEYSGIGGYQQVSDHEGVETMLRVTAELGARQVRVTMPMYRAEKERTGETYTAMFDRTRADLEWATGRAAELGVKALVELHHMTITPSASAALRLVDGLDPEHVGVIHDLGNLVIEGQEDHLAAFELLGPYLAHAHVKNARWVDTGDTRADGSRVWQNEWAPLRDGQASVAEYLDALRQHGYDGWVTIEDFSTDLPLTERTADNLAYLRSLVPVTA; this is encoded by the coding sequence GTGAAGTTCTCCGTGTTCACCGCCTCCACCCCGGACTGGACGCCCACCGAGGCGGCGCAGACCCTCGCCGGACAGGGGTGGGACGGCATCGAGTGGCGTGTCGTCGACGACCGCCCCGCCGACGGCGCAGCGGTGCCCCCCGGCCGGTCGTTCTGGGCCGGCAACAAGTCGACGTGGCAGTTCACCGGCGTCGCCGACCGGGTCGGCGAGATCGCCAGCACCACCGACGCAGCCGGGCTCGAGTACTCCGGCATCGGCGGCTACCAGCAGGTGTCCGACCACGAGGGCGTCGAGACGATGCTCCGCGTCACCGCCGAACTCGGTGCCCGGCAGGTCCGCGTGACGATGCCGATGTACCGCGCCGAGAAGGAGCGCACCGGCGAGACCTACACCGCGATGTTCGACCGCACCCGGGCCGACCTCGAGTGGGCGACCGGCCGCGCCGCCGAGCTCGGCGTCAAGGCGCTCGTCGAGCTGCACCACATGACGATCACCCCGTCGGCGTCGGCGGCCCTCCGGCTCGTCGACGGCCTCGACCCGGAGCACGTCGGCGTCATCCACGACCTCGGCAACCTCGTCATCGAGGGGCAGGAGGACCACCTCGCCGCGTTCGAGCTCCTCGGCCCGTACCTGGCACACGCCCACGTGAAGAACGCGCGCTGGGTCGACACCGGCGACACCCGGGCCGACGGCAGCCGGGTCTGGCAGAACGAGTGGGCACCCCTGCGTGACGGTCAGGCCTCGGTCGCCGAGTACCTGGACGCCCTGCGGCAGCACGGGTACGACGGCTGGGTCACGATCGAGGACTTCTCCACCGACCTCCCGCTCACGGAGCGCACGGCCGACAACCTCGCGTACCTCCGGTCCCTCGTCCCGGTGACCGCATGA